Below is a window of Clostridium sp. JN-1 DNA.
AACCACAGCTTTTTTATCTTTCAAGCTGTCTAATAATTCTTCTGCCTTTTTTCTTTCATCTGCTGCAAAATGCCTATTTTTTAATTTTGCTTTTACTTCTAAATTGTCTTTATTTATAACTGCACCTATCTCAAAGAAAGTTTCAGGTTTAAAGTTTTCTATTGCCTTATCCCTATCATAGACAAATTTAACTATTGGTATGAGTACACGCCCTACTGGTAAAAAAGACTTGGATTTTATACTTAAATACCTTGTCAAATTTATTCCATATGTCCAATCAAGATATGTCCTTGCAAGACCTTCATTATACAAATTTTTATATTCTGCATCATCCTTTAAAGTCTTCAATTCACTTCTTATTGTCTGTGCAGTCTGTTCTGGAAGCCACAGCCTTTTTACAGGTTTTTTAAATTTACCATCTTCAAAAATTCTATTGACTATATTGTCTATAATAACTTGTCCTTCTCTATCTGCATCACCACAATTAATGACCTCTAAAACATCTTTTCTATTAATTAAGTCGTTTATTATCTTAAATTGTTTTTTTACTCCACTATCGTCCCTTATTTTAAACTTAAAATCATCAGGAACAAAAGGAAGTTCTTCTAACCTCCACCTTGATTTTTCTCTATTAAAATAATCATCTACATCGAACAATTGAAGAAGATGACCAAAAGCAAAGGTTATAATGTAATTATTGTTTTCAAAATAACCATCATGTCTGCTCATACCCCCTATGCTTTTAACTATATTCATAGCCAAACTTGGCTTTTCCGCTATTATTAAACTCTTCATTATATTACGGCCAACTCCTTTCAACTGCTTATTTGCCAAGCACACTGTTATTTTTCATGCTTTTCTTCCTTTAACTTTTTTACATAGTTACTGCCCCATTGGTACATTAAATTCAATACTGGAATTACACTTTTACCAAATTCAGATAATGAATATTCCGTTTTAGGTGGTACCACAGGATATACAACTCTATTAATTAATCCATCACGTTCAAGATCTCTAAGCTGCTGAGTGAGCATTTTAGGTGTTGCTTGTGGTATAAGCTTTTGCAGCTCGTTAAATCTCAATATTTTATCTATAAGATTCCATAAAATAATTCCCTTATACTTTCCACATATAACTTTTATAGTGGCATCCATTGAACAACTAAATCTTTTCTCTTCCAACATTTCTATCCCCCAACACTATCTTTTTAGGTACTATATTACTTTTAAGTACATTCTTGTTATATTGACCTTTAGTGTTTATAATAATAGCATAAGCTTTCGAGAATATCAAACTCATAATTATTTAATTGAAAGGAAGATTTTATATGGATTTTTTAGATATTGCAAAAAAAAGATTTGCCTGCAGAAAATATACTAAAATCAAGGTAGAAAAAACAAAAGTTGATAAAATTTTGGAAGCAGCCCATGTTGCTCCTACCGGCGCAAATCGCCAGCCTGTCTCTTTAATTGTTGTTCAAGAAGATGAAGGTTTAAAAAATATTGCTAAAGCTGCTAATACTTATGACGCACCATTAGCAATATTAGTTTGTGCAGATGCTGATAAAGCTTGGACTAGATCCTATGATGGTAAAAACTTGAGTAACATCGATGCTGCTATTTTAACTGACCATATGATGCTCGAAGCTGCTGATTTGGGTTTAAACAGTTTATGGATATGCGGCTTTAAACCTGATGTATTAAATAAAGAATTTAATATTCCTCAAAATATGGAGATTGTAAATATACTTGCTATAGGATATGGCGATGGTCCTGCCCCAAGCCCTGACAGACATAAGGCAACTAGAAAACCATTATCAGAACTTGTACATTATGAACATCTATAAAATTACCCCTGGGGTACCCCAGGGGTAATTTTATAACTTATATATCAGATTTAATTGTTTATCAATTATTATATCTTATTTTCAATATGGTATTTTTACGAATAAAACTACCCTTAGCCAAGCAATGTCAATGTCTAAGGCTATAAGCCTCATTTATTTATTATCCTTTCAATGTTTTCTATATTGATTTTTGCTTGAATAAGCCCACCTGTTTTTAATACTTAGGAATTGCCAAATAAAATCTTTCAGGAATAATTTCATTATTATAAATCCTATATCTTACGTAAGAACCTTGCTTAAAGTCTAGTCCATACACATCATCAGCAAGTATAAAAAATTGTAGTATGCCTTTTTGTGGAAAAGGTTCTAAATGTGGAACTTCCTCAAAATTTATCTGAGCTAATAATCTTAAATATTCTCCGTTAGATGCTTTAGGATATTCCATACCAACCTTCAAATAAGGATCTCCCCCTAATTTGCTCTCCCAAGGCATAGTTTTTTGCTCTTGTAATTTAATTTTTATATATGGTTTTATAGTTTTTTCTATTTTATTCCTAAATCTTTCTAAGCTTTTTGGTAATTCTATTATTTATTTTTTCATTACTTTCTCTTCGTTCTTACTAAATTAATCGCACCATACATCAAATACTTTTAGTCTAAACACCATTCTCTATAGCTTTCTATCATTCCATTCTAAAACTAACAATTATAATCATCATCATTAATAACTATTTTATTATCTATTGATGCTTTTCCTACGTTACACTACGGAAAACCTTTAATTATTTTAACCCAATATACGACTTTGTCGCAAGCCGTTAG
It encodes the following:
- a CDS encoding helix-turn-helix domain-containing protein, which translates into the protein MLEEKRFSCSMDATIKVICGKYKGIILWNLIDKILRFNELQKLIPQATPKMLTQQLRDLERDGLINRVVYPVVPPKTEYSLSEFGKSVIPVLNLMYQWGSNYVKKLKEEKHEK
- a CDS encoding nitroreductase family protein; the protein is MDFLDIAKKRFACRKYTKIKVEKTKVDKILEAAHVAPTGANRQPVSLIVVQEDEGLKNIAKAANTYDAPLAILVCADADKAWTRSYDGKNLSNIDAAILTDHMMLEAADLGLNSLWICGFKPDVLNKEFNIPQNMEIVNILAIGYGDGPAPSPDRHKATRKPLSELVHYEHL